The following proteins are encoded in a genomic region of Anolis carolinensis isolate JA03-04 unplaced genomic scaffold, rAnoCar3.1.pri scaffold_12, whole genome shotgun sequence:
- the LOC103280653 gene encoding potassium voltage-gated channel subfamily C member 1: MADLPEKMVLNVGGVRFETSRSTLRAFPRTKLHSLTEAEASAAFDYDPSAREFFFDRSPRLFRQVLSYCRTRHLHCPADICRSALEEELAFWEITVSQLPNCCWTRLSRMEDPPEDWEDFGEAEEANDSQGLLSQVEGTSRVEGMTHRKLQIWTLLEKPHSSRWAMSLAVLSLLLNIGLIILANVDTTSHFVVFNEAWSHSPEDTQQPFNETSHVPHLHHWAFWHKEATPLLYLELFFILLFACEFVLRLVICPSKKKFLRRPLNVVDFLCLLPVLIELLSAGHPSNNTSLVAWLGLFRIVYVLKLLKVFRLVETPLMLRVLPGLAKAILKEVFLFAVVFVFQVLFFGSLCYYAEMGNPHVHMEEITSGLWWALITLTTVGYGDVCPVTTFGQVVGAITAITGVLSLIVLTAVLIIKLKGFYEAAVAKETRKRTKRQAA; encoded by the exons ATGGCGGATCTCCCAGAAAAGATGGTCCTGAACGTGGGAGGGGTCCGCTTTGAGACCTCCCGCAGCACCTTGAGGGCCTTCCCCAGGACCAAGCTGCACAGCCTCACCGAAGCCGAGGCCTCCGCGGCCTTTGACTACGACCCCAGCGCCAGGGAGTTCTTCTTCGACCGAAGCCCCCGGCTCTTCCGACAAGTGCTGAGCTACTGCCGGACCAGGCACCTCCACTGCCCAGCGGACATCTGCAGGTCCGCCTTGGAGGAGGAACTGGCCTTCTGGGAAATCACGGTCTCCCAGTTGCCCAACTGTTGCTGGACCAGGCTCAGCAGGATGGAGGACCCACCAGAAGACTGGGAGGACTTTGGGGAGGCGGAGGAGGCCAATGACAGCCAGGGCCTTCTGAGCCAAGTGGAGGGAACGAGCCGAGTGGAGGGAATGACCCACCGGAAGCTCCAAATATGGACCCTCCTGGAAAAGCCCCACTCTTCCCGGTGGGCCATG AGCTTGGCCGTCCTTTCCCTGCTCCTCAACATCGGGCTCATCATCTTGGCCAACGTAGACACCACAAGCCACTTTGTAGTCTTCAATGAagcatggtcacacagcccggaagacacacaacaaccctttaatGAAACCTCCCACGTCCCCCACCTGCACCACTGGGCCTTTTGGCACAAGGAAGCCACTCCTCTCCTCTACCTGGAGCTCTTCTTCATCCTCTTATTCGCCTGCGAATTCGTCCTTCGGCTGGTCATCTGCCCCAGCAAGAAGAAGTTCCTCCGGAGGCCTTTGAACGTGGTGGACTTCCTCTGCCTCCTCCCGGTCCTCATCGAACTCCTCTCGGCGGGGCATCCTTCCAACAACACGTCCCTCGTCGCCTGGCTTGGTCTGTTCCGCATCGTCTACGTCCTCAAGCTCCTGAAGGTCTTCCGGCTGGTGGAGACCCCTCTGATGCTGAGGGTCCTGCCTGGCCTGGCCAAGGCGATCCTGAAGGAGGTCTTCCTCTTCGCGGTGGTGTTCGTCTTCCAGGTCCTCTTCTTCGGCTCGCTCTGCTATTACGCAGAGATGGGCAATCCCCATGTTCACATGGAGGAAATCACCTCTGGCCTTTGGTGGGCCTTGATCACCTTGACCACCGTTGGGTACGGAGACGTGTGCCCTGTGACCACGTTTGGGCAAGTGGTGGGGGCCATCACAGCCATCACAGGGGTCCTCTCCCTCATCGTCCTGACAGCCGTCTTGATCATCAAGCTCAAGGGCTTTT